A region from the Coffea eugenioides isolate CCC68of chromosome 9, Ceug_1.0, whole genome shotgun sequence genome encodes:
- the LOC113782076 gene encoding LRR receptor-like serine/threonine-protein kinase RPK2 — protein MTSSAAFFPTFFFLLFSMLALTPIHRFNAAALSQDQDQDNDATWLLSFKASMIYSDPSNLLGSWNTSPNPCSNSSSSSSWFGVSCDPISSRVVSLNLTIPSQGRQPNGFNILSGTLSPSLAHLTHLRTLSLAHHAFSGHIPPQLGSLNSLQILELQGCNLSGSIPHSLSLSLSLRFLNLSHNSLSNSIPPGFLNSTGALAVLDLSNNLLSGTLSSSKSSSNGCPQSLTYLSLSNNFLVGDIPANIGTCSNLTALLLNGNLFEGKIPSTLGHLSRLQVLDISRNSLTGTIPIELANCKSLSVLVLTNLLLESDSPPPSGLDFATFRGEFNAFNGGLPFQVLLLPNLQMLWAPRANLAGPLPTKWTPSCSLRVLNLALNNIIGSMPYSLAAMCTNLTFLDLSSNALQGYLPPNFQIPCTAYFNVSRNSLSGFILIQDTFDTNGNSSRCGGLAVKSSCGVDLLGLLDLEAEEGLLHTAYSFISPCWASHSQDIDLSGAALLGSDVPVVVTHDFSWNYFSGPLPFFSILLAAPVKVSYWLFLNNNVFNATLSSKSLPSCENLRSFYLNLNSNQVYGEIDAKFFNCSCLVYFEAAQNLINGSIPAEVGNLKKLQHLDLSRNKLSGYLPERLGELEGLQHVLLAENNLTGEIPNQIGELTSLMALNLSHNDLRGYIPTNLGNAKNLEIVLLDHNSISGEVPSSVAALSNLALLDLSFNNLSGPIPPFKHAINCDSFKGNPFLQSCPDHGASAPPTGLPFPLKVRKWQNRSKLRSFVIGISTSVSVLVSILAVIFVFILGRRKLSRLASLRRKVVVTFTGAPPGLNYDNVIRATGNFSVGNLIGSGGFGSTYKAELVPGFLVAVKRLSIGRFQGIQQFDAEIRTLGRIRHKNLVTLMGYYVGKAEMFLVYNYLPGGNLDTFIHEETCMNKEWRVIHKIAVDVAKALTYLHYSCVPRIVHRDIKPSNILLDEELNAYLSDFGLARLLEVFQTHATTDVAGTFGYVAPEYATTCRVSDKADVYSFGVVLLELLSGKKSLDPSFSEYGNGFNIVAWARLLVAEGRSFELFSPELWQSGPHDDLLAMLRLASSCTVESVSVRPSTKQVLDKLNQLNV, from the coding sequence ATGACATCCAGTGCAGCATTCTTTCCtactttcttcttcctcctcttctCCATGCTGGCTCTCACTCCAATACACCGGTTTAATGCTGCAGCTCTTTCTCAAGACCAAGACCAAGACAATGATGCTACCTGGCTTCTGAGCTTCAAGGCGTCCATGATCTACTCCGATCCCTCCAACCTTCTTGGCTCCTGGAACACTTCACCTAATCCCTGCTCCAAttcttcctcctcctcatccTGGTTCGGCGTCTCCTGTGATCCCATCTCCTCCAGGGTCGTTTCTCTTAACCTCACCATCCCCTCCCAAGGCCGACAACCAAATGGGTTCAACATTCTCTCCGGCACCCTCTCTCCTTCCCTTGCCCACCTCACCCACCTCCGCACCCTCTCCCTTGCTCACCATGCCTTCTCTGGGCACATTCCCCCACAACTCGGTTCTCTCAATTCTCTCCAAAtcttggagctccaaggctgcAATCTCTCCGGTTCCATTCCCCATTCGCTCTCCCTATCTCTCTCACTTCGCTTCCTTAACCTATCCCACAACTCTCTCTCCAATTCCATCCCCCCAGGTTTCCTAAATTCCACCGGGGCCTTGGCTGTCCTCGATCTATCCAATAATCTTCTCTCAGGGACCCTATCCTCGTCCAAATCCAGTTCCAATGGATGCCCCCAATCTCTCACTTACTTGAGCCTCTCTAACAATTTCTTGGTTGGCGACATTCCCGCTAACATAGGCACATGTTCGAATCTCACCGCTCTCTTGCTCAACGGAAACCTCTTCGAAGGCAAGATCCCTTCAACACTAGGCCATCTCTCTCGACTACAGGTTCTCGACATATCCAGGAACAGTCTCACCGGCACCATCCCCATTGAGCTTGCCAACTGCAAGAGCCTCTCCGTTCTTGTCCTGACCAATTTGTTGCTTGAATCTGACTCTCCACCACCGTCAGGCCTCGATTTTGCCACCTTCAGGGGAGAATTTAATGCCTTCAATGGAGGCCTACCCTTCCAGGTCTTGCTTCTTCCCAATCTTCAAATGCTTTGGGCTCCCAGGGCCAATCTGGCTGGACCATTACCTACTAAATGGACGCCATCTTGCTCTCTCAGGGTTCTCAACTTGGCCCTCAATAACATCATTGGTTCTATGCCTTACAGCTTGGCCGCCATGTGTACTAATCTCACTTTCTTGGACTTGAGTTCAAATGCGTTGCAGGGTTATTTGCCGCCGAATTTCCAAATCCCTTGTACGGCCTATTTCAACGTAAGCCGAAATTCCCTTTCTGGATTTATTCTTATTCAGGATACTTTTGATACCAACGGAAACAGCAGCAGATGTGGTGGCTTGGCCGTGAAATCTTCTTGTGGAGTAGACCTGCTAGGCCTTCTGGACTTGGAAGCTGAGGAAGGCCTTCTTCATACTGCTTACTCTTTTATCAGTCCTTGTTGGGCATCTCATTCTCAAGATATTGATCTCTCTGGAGCTGCTTTGCTGGGTAGTGATGTTCCAGTTGTAGTAACTCATGATTTTAGCTGGAACTACTTTTCTGGTCCACTGCCCTTCTTCTCTATTTTGTTGGCTGCTCCTGTCAAAGTATCATATTGGTTGTTCTTAAACAATAATGTTTTCAATGCGACTCTGTCGAGCAAGTCTTTGCCCAGCTGTGAAAATCTGCGAAGcttctatttgaatttgaattccaACCAAGTATATGGAGAGATTGACGCCAAGTTTTTCAATTGCTCGTGCCTAGTTTACTTTGAAGCTGCACAGAATTTGATAAATGGTTCCATCCCAGCAGAGGTGGGGAACTTGAAAAAGCTTCAACATCTAGACCTCAGCAGAAATAAACTATCTGGCTACCTGCCCGAGAGACTTGGGGAGTTGGAAGGCTTACAACATGTTCTTCTCGCTGAGAACAATTTGACTGGAGAAATTCCAAATCAAATTGGTGAATTGACTTCGCTGATGGCCTTGAATTTATCTCATAATGATCTCAGAGGATACATTCCAACAAATCTTGGCAATGCAAAAAACCTTGAAATTGTGTTGCTAGATCATAACAGCATATCCGGAGAAGTACCTTCATCAGTCGCAGCCCTTTCCAACCTTGCTCTTCTTGACCTATCATTCAATAACTTGTCTGGTCCCATACCTCCTTTTAAGCATGCAATTAACTGTGACAGCTTTAAAGGCAATCCATTTCTACAGTCATGCCCCGATCATGGTGCTTCAGCGCCTCCGACTGGGCTTCCTTTCCCTCTTAAAGTGCGCAAGTGGCAAAACCGAAGTAAATTGAGATCTTTTGTCATAGGAATATCCACTTCTGTGTCTGTTTTGGTTTCGATACTCGCAgttatatttgtttttattCTTGGGAGGAGAAAGCTTAGTAGGCTTGCTAGCCTGAGGAGGAAAGTTGTAGTGACTTTTACAGGTGCTCCTCCAGGGTTGAATTATGACAATGTCATTAGAGCAACTGGGAATTTCAGCGTGGGGAATCTCATCGGCTCTGGCGGCTTTGGGTCTACATACAAGGCTGAACTTGTCCCTGGCTTCCTCGTGGCAGTGAAGAGGCTATCAATTGGTAGATTTCAAGGTATTCAGCAATTTGATGCAGAGATAAGAACGTTAGGAAGAATAAGACACAAGAACCTTGTAACACTCATGGGATACTATGTTGGCAAGGCTGAAATGTTCTTAGTCTACAACTACCTTCCCGGGGGAAATCTTGACACCTTTATACATGAAGAAACATGCATGAATAAAGAGTGGCGGGTGATACACAAGATAGCCGTCGATGTAGCTAAGGCTCTCACTTACCTCCACTACTCATGCGTTCCGCGCATAGTCCATCGAGACATAAAGCCCAGCAATATCTTGCTTGACGAGGAACTCAATGCGTACCTGTCAGACTTTGGATTGGCTCGGCTTCTGGAAGTTTTCCAGACACATGCCACCACTGATGTAGCAGGCACATTTGGTTATGTTGCACCAGAGTACGCGACGACTTGCAGGGTTTCAGACAAGGCAGATGTCTATAGCTTCGGCGTGGTTCTCTTGGAACTGCTGTCAGGAAAGAAGTCTCTTGATCCTTCCTTCTCTGAATATGGAAATGGTTTCAATATTGTTGCTTGGGCCAGGTTACTGGTTGCAGAAGGGCGTTCCTTTGAGCTCTTCTCACCTGAATTATGGCAATCTGGTCCGCACGATGATTTGCTAGCCATGTTGAGGCTTGCATCAAGTTGCACCGTGGAGTCCGTGTCCGTGCGTCCCTCTACGAAACAAGTTCTTGATAAATTGAACCAGTTAAACGTGTGA
- the LOC113782077 gene encoding uncharacterized protein LOC113782077, with protein MAPSKKGPRKVVGPMSGAHIESTNSLNPALQSSSQSYQTCPSHYSKPPAHKFIGAMPGIRIDPTSSSNSVSRPNCQAKSHDSNSNSNSASSFIAASQFNSKANSHQLNSKADSQLNSHPNSHIGQGFHSQPLVDHREQPDSFDNNDSEAGSGSSYDSEDIEDVFDGTFDDDDSSEEGDNSGRGLARRSAGWGGGKKLELVWNARGQVIGPNATQYISQVGILVKDGNKLPLTYTDWRAMPEGSKERFWEDIKRNTNIDDTCKKVQMIRVSKLWRNWKSKVKSMYFTPYRRHRSWLLAHCPARVEEDQWPILVDYWSLEDVKATMNEEIQKLPETSRDDNFVKDILYENILGPEKPGRLRTYGGGATPKDVYRMSDNMNDGQKKAFEDAVNEKVEIIRGELREEMNSKLANFKEELIAQFEARMRASTCDLASLQRREMNAAKQSQISDSLEVGDRMNREVGTNDAEMYKEIGTNDAEINKCEMNKKVSSIADILENHHTKKKRSRTTCKRLA; from the exons ATGGCACCAAGTAAGAAGGGGCCCCGCAAAGTTGTTGGGCCAATGTCCGGAGCGCATATTGAGTCCACTAATAGTTTGAACCCTGCACTACAGTCAAGCTCTCAATCTTATCAGACTTGCCCCAGTCATTATTCAAAGCCTCCAGCACATAAATTCATTGGGGCAATGCCTGGAATACGCATAGACCCTACATCTAGCTCAAACTCTGTTTCTCGACCTAATTGTCAAGCGAAATCACATGACTCCaattcaaattcaaactcaGCTTCTAGCTTTATTGCTGCTTCTCAGTTCAACTCTAAAGCCAATTCACATCAGTTGAACTCCAAGGCTGATTCTCAACTAAATTCCCATCCTAATTCACATATCGGTCAAGGCTTTCATTCTCAACCACTAGTAGACCATCGTGAGCAACCAGATTCCTTTGATAACAATGATTCTGAAGCTGGATCAGGTTCTTCATATGATTCAGAAGACATAGAGGATGTCTTTGATGGTActtttgatgatgatgattctAGTGAAGAAG GAGACAATAGTGGTAGAGGACTAGCCAGACGAAGTGCTGGTTGGGGTGGTGGAAAGAAATTGGAGTTAGTTTGGAATGCACGGGGCCAAGTAATTGGTCCTAATGCTACACAGTATATAAGTCAAGTAGGAATCTTAGTAAAGGATGGTAATAAATTACCACTCACGTACACAGATTGGAGGGCCATGCCTGAAGGATCTAAGGAGAGATTTTGGGAAGATATTAAG AGAAATACAAATATTGATGATACATGCAAGAAAGTACAAATGATAAGGGTCAGCAAATTGTGGAGAAATTGGAAATCAAAAGTCAAGAGCATGTATTTCACTCCTTATAGGAGGCACAGGTCATGGCTATTAGCACACTGTCCTGCAAGAGTTGAGGAGGATCAATGGCCTATTTTGGTTGATTATTGGAGCTTAGAAGATGTCAAG GCAACTATGAATGAGGAAATACAAAAACTGCCAGAGACATCCAGGGAtgataattttgtgaaagatATACTCTATGAAAATATTCTTGGACCTGAAAAACCAGGTCGTCTTCGAACTTATGGGGGAGGTGCGACTCCAAAAGACGTGTATAGGATGTCAGATAACATGAATGATGGACAAAAGAAAGCATTTGAGGATGCAGTGAATGAGAAAGTGGAAATCATACGTGGTGAACTACGAGAAGAAATGAATTCGAAATTGGCAAATTTTAAGGAGGAGTTGATTGCTCAATTTGAAGCAAGAATG AGGGCATCCACATGTGACTTGGCATCACTccaaagaagagaaatgaaTGCAGCAAAACAATCTCAAATTTCGGACTCATTAGAG GTTGGTGATAGAATGAACAGGGAAGTTGGAACAAATGATGCTGAAATGTACAAGGAAATTGGAACAAATGATGCTGAAATAAACAAGTGTGAAATGAATAAAAAAGTTTCTTCAATTGCTGATATTCTTGAG AACCATCAtacaaagaagaaaaggagcAGGACTACTTGCAAACGACTTGCTTGA
- the LOC113782720 gene encoding galactan beta-1,4-galactosyltransferase GALS3-like, whose product MSTEKEKEKERKMFVGVVWNCAAELKYLLTALLFLCSLVTILQFLPTRFSLSASDLRPCLSSPTAPTTVTATATTATVSLSEDRNNTTNATTTATAPAAADAPTDVILLPQPAPPAMEKDQVLENGIIKRAFNPFGSAAYNFILMSAYRGGPNTFAVMGLASKPLHVFGKPSYQCQWVPFGGSGAEENVENQEPIVTDGQKILTDWGYGRVYTVVVVNCTFSAPVIGGGSGGGKLLLHAATNGGGDTNFNLTDTIEALTESGEDLKNFNQVYSAKPKYDYLYCGSSLFGNLSPQRVREWLAYHIRLFGGKSHFVMHDAGGVHPGVMEVLRPWMEKGYVTLHDIREQERFDGYYHNQFLVVNDCLHRHRYMAKWMFFFDVDEFLFVPKKSTLKTVMDSFSEYTQFTIEQMPMSNKLCLAEDAGKSYRKWGFEKLVYKDVKRGIRRDRKYVVQPRNVFATGVHMSQNTVGKTTHKTEGRIMYFHYHGTIADRREPCRRSVNTTDITIDGIPYSLDTSMRIVAGFVKRFELKMIGSVLQRTRQ is encoded by the exons atgagtactgagaaagagaaggagaaagagaggaaaatgTTTGTTGGGGTGGTTTGGAATTGTGCTGCTGAGCTCAAATATCTCCTCACTGCTCTTCTCTTCCTTTGCTCTTTGGTCACCATTCTTCAGTTCCTTCCTACTCGTTTCTCCCTCTCGGCTTCAGATCTCCGACCTTGTCTCTCCTCTCCCACTGCTCCCACCACCGTCACAGCCACCGCCACCACCGCTACTGTTTCTTTATCAGAAGACAGGAATAATACTACCAACGCCACGACCACCGCTACTGCCCCTGCTGCGGCAGATGCGCCCACAGATGTCATACTACTCCCGCAACCAGCACCTCCAGCGATGGAGAAAGACCAAGTTCTTGAAAATGGGATTATCAAGAGAGCTTTTAACCCGTTCGGCTCTGCTGCATACAACTTCATTCTCATGTCGGCGTACAGAGGCGGCCCCAACACTTTTGCCGTCATGGGTTTGGCCTCGAAGCCTCTCCATGTTTTCGGCAAGCCTTCATATCAATGCCAGTGGGTTCCATTTGGCGGCAGTGGAGCCGAGGAAAATGTTGAGAATCAAGAACCCATTGTCACTGACGGCCAGAAAATCCTTACTGATTGGGGATACGGCCGGGTTTACACGGTTGTCGTAGTGAATTGCACCTTTTCAGCTCCGGTTATTGGTGGTGGTAGCGGGGGTGGAAAGCTGCTCCTCCACGCAGCCACCAACGGCGGCGGGGATACCAATTTTAATCTGACAGATACTATAGAGGCATTAACTGAATCAGGtgaagatttgaagaatttCAACCAAGTCTACAGTGCAAAGCCCAAGTATGACTATTTGTATTGTGGGTCATCTTTATTTGGGAATTTGAGTCCGCAGAGAGTGAGGGAGTGGTTAGCTTACCATATCAGGCTATTTGGTGGGAAATCCCATTTTGTTATGCATGATGCAGGGGGCGTTCATCCAGGGGTGATGGAAGTATTGAGGCCTTGGATGGAAAAGGGATACGTGACTTTGCATGATATCAGGGAACAAGAGAGATTTGATGGCTACTATCATAATCAGTTTTTAGTTGTGAATGATTGCCTGCATAGGCATAGATATATGGCTAAGTGGATGTTTTTCTTTGATGTGGATGAGTTCCTTTTTGTTCCCAAGAAGAGTACTCTCAAAACTGTCATGGATTCGTTTTCGGAGTATACTCAGTTCACCATCGAGCAGATGCCCATGTCCAACAAGCTTTGTCTAGCTGAGGATGCTGGTAAATCGTACAG GAAATGGGGATTTGAGAAGTTGGTGTACAAGGATGTGAAAAGGGGAATAAGGAGAGATCGCAAATATGTCGTGCAACCGCGTAATGTGTTTGCAACAGGGGTTCACATGTCGCAGAACACGGTGGGGAAGACAACCCACAAGACAGAAGGGCGGATCATGTATTTCCATTATCACGGGACCATCGCCGACCGCCGAGAACCATGCCGGAGATCGGTCAACACCACAGATATCACCATTGACGGTATTCCTTACTCCTTGGATACTTCCATGAGGATTGTTGCCGGTTTTGTGAAAAGATTCGAGCTCAAGATGATTGGTTCTGTTTTACAAAGAACACGGCAAtga